In Mycolicibacterium phocaicum, one DNA window encodes the following:
- a CDS encoding RNA polymerase sigma factor has product MVATKASETADEPVKRTTKAPAKKAAAKAAPAKRAAKAPAKKAAAKAPAKRAAKAATKPEDGGAADDVTDVDDLAVEPDEIDVDDADLELDDDLEADDDVSDDDDEDDAEEGESEGDANAEGTKAAPKAAEGDDADETAEPSEKDKASGDFVWDEEESEALRQARKDAELTASADSVRAYLKQIGKVALLNAEEEVELAKRIEAGLYATQLMSELMEKGEKLPAAQRRDMQWICRDGDRAKNHLLEANLRLVVSLAKRYTGRGMAFLDLIQEGNLGLIRAVEKFDYTKGYKFSTYATWWIRQAITRAMADQARTIRIPVHMVEVINKLGRIQRELLQDLGREPTPEELAKEMDITPEKVLEIQQYAREPISLDQTIGDEGDSQLGDFIEDSEAVVAVDAVSFTLLQDQLQSVLETLSEREAGVVRLRFGLTDGQPRTLDEIGQVYGVTRERIRQIESKTMSKLRHPSRSQVLRDYLD; this is encoded by the coding sequence GTGGTAGCGACCAAAGCCAGCGAGACAGCCGACGAGCCGGTGAAGCGCACCACCAAAGCCCCCGCGAAGAAGGCCGCCGCCAAGGCTGCGCCGGCCAAGCGTGCCGCGAAGGCACCCGCGAAGAAGGCCGCCGCGAAGGCGCCCGCGAAGCGCGCGGCGAAGGCCGCAACCAAGCCTGAAGACGGCGGCGCCGCTGACGACGTGACCGACGTCGACGATCTCGCCGTGGAACCCGACGAGATCGACGTCGACGACGCCGACCTGGAACTCGACGACGACCTCGAGGCCGACGACGACGTCAGCGACGATGACGACGAGGACGACGCCGAAGAAGGCGAGTCCGAAGGCGACGCCAACGCCGAAGGCACCAAGGCCGCCCCAAAGGCCGCCGAGGGCGACGACGCCGACGAGACCGCAGAGCCGTCGGAGAAGGACAAGGCCTCCGGCGACTTCGTCTGGGACGAGGAAGAGTCCGAAGCGCTGCGGCAGGCCCGCAAGGACGCCGAGCTCACCGCCTCCGCCGACTCGGTGCGCGCCTACCTCAAGCAGATCGGCAAGGTCGCGCTGCTCAACGCCGAGGAAGAGGTCGAGCTCGCCAAGCGCATCGAAGCCGGCCTGTACGCCACGCAGCTGATGTCCGAGCTGATGGAGAAGGGCGAGAAGCTGCCCGCCGCGCAGCGTCGCGACATGCAGTGGATCTGCCGCGACGGCGACCGCGCCAAGAACCACCTCCTGGAGGCCAACCTGCGTCTGGTGGTGTCGCTGGCCAAGCGCTACACCGGCCGCGGCATGGCGTTCCTCGACCTCATCCAGGAAGGCAACCTGGGTCTGATCCGCGCGGTCGAGAAGTTCGACTACACCAAGGGCTACAAGTTCTCGACGTACGCCACGTGGTGGATCCGCCAGGCCATCACCCGCGCCATGGCCGACCAGGCCCGCACCATCCGTATCCCGGTGCACATGGTCGAGGTCATCAACAAGCTCGGCCGCATCCAGCGTGAGCTGCTGCAGGACCTGGGTCGCGAACCCACGCCCGAAGAGCTGGCCAAGGAAATGGACATCACGCCGGAGAAGGTGCTGGAGATCCAGCAGTACGCGCGTGAGCCCATCTCGCTGGACCAGACCATCGGCGACGAGGGCGACAGCCAGCTCGGTGACTTCATCGAGGACAGCGAAGCCGTGGTGGCCGTGGACGCCGTGTCGTTCACGCTGCTGCAGGATCAGCTGCAGTCGGTGCTGGAGACCCTGTCCGAGCGTGAGGCCGGCGTCGTCCGGCTGCGCTTCGGCCTCACCGACGGTCAGCCACGCACGCTCGACGAGATCGGTCAGGTCTACGGCGTCACCCGTGAGCGCATCCGCCAGATCGAGTCCAAGACCATGAGCAAGCTGCGGCACCCGTCGCGCTCGCAGGTCCTGCGCGACTACCTGGACTAA
- the ppgK gene encoding polyphosphate--glucose phosphotransferase, which produces MTETPTAATDGSPHRALGIDVGGSGVKGGIVDLDTGQLIGERFRLPTPQPATPEAVSETVAAVVREFGWTGPLGVTYPGVVTEGIVRTAANVDSSWIGTNVREMFASRLDGQDVTVLNDADAAGLAEEKFGAGREVSGLVVLLTFGTGIGSAVIYDGVLLPNTEFGHIEVGGKEAEHRAASSVKERKDWSYERWTEEVTKVLVAVENAIWPDLFIVGGGISKKADKWVPLLKNRTPVVAATLQNSAGIVGAAMAADGALHRH; this is translated from the coding sequence ATGACCGAGACGCCCACCGCCGCCACTGACGGCTCACCGCATCGAGCGCTGGGAATCGATGTCGGCGGCAGCGGCGTCAAAGGCGGCATCGTCGACCTCGACACCGGCCAGCTGATCGGTGAGCGCTTCCGGCTCCCCACCCCGCAACCGGCCACGCCCGAGGCCGTCTCGGAGACCGTCGCGGCCGTCGTCCGCGAGTTCGGCTGGACCGGGCCCCTGGGCGTCACGTATCCGGGCGTGGTGACCGAGGGCATCGTGCGGACCGCGGCCAACGTCGACAGCAGCTGGATCGGCACCAACGTGCGGGAGATGTTCGCCTCGCGGCTCGACGGCCAGGACGTGACGGTGCTCAACGACGCCGACGCCGCGGGTCTGGCCGAGGAGAAGTTCGGCGCGGGCCGGGAGGTCAGCGGGCTCGTCGTGCTGCTGACGTTCGGCACGGGCATCGGCTCGGCAGTGATCTACGACGGGGTTCTGTTGCCCAACACCGAGTTCGGGCACATCGAGGTCGGCGGCAAGGAAGCCGAGCACCGCGCCGCGTCCTCGGTCAAGGAACGCAAGGACTGGTCGTACGAACGCTGGACCGAAGAGGTCACCAAGGTGCTCGTGGCGGTCGAGAACGCCATCTGGCCGGACCTGTTCATCGTCGGCGGCGGGATCAGCAAGAAGGCCGACAAGTGGGTGCCGCTGCTGAAGAACCGCACGCCGGTGGTGGCCGCGACGCTGCAGAATTCGGCCGGCATCGTCGGTGCCGCGATGGCCGCAGACGGTGCTCTGCACCGCCATTAG
- a CDS encoding histidine phosphatase family protein, translating into MINHTNSEDATGKRRRARGLKGLGVALTASALLVMSALPAWAAENMTITFIRHGQSYGNTSGNIDTQVPGPVLTPDGQQQAKDIAAKLGDRNFDAIYASTMVRTQQTATPLSQYLGLPIQVLPGLQEIEAGKYEGTPERAGLFGYLTAPLAWAGLSVTPPPNVSFNPIAPNLDAFIPSAADPTTGLNGHQFEDRVNGALQTIYDNGDRNAAVFSHGGTIMIWTMMNAKNLSAEQKIMLFTQHPLGNTGVVVVEGNPEDGWNLVEWNGVKIAGMQKGPIENVMTQVRTLTRQLNSVVQDVAAAFQTGNVGKILTAINHGAADALFSTAKFVRAINAQVIGGVTTAIDNLQKKLAPPAPAAGTQTTAPTSGAAVSPAAFSAPVAAKAPAAAQAGDSPAKVADAPASDNKVDGQAKADEAKADADAAKAEGQTKADDAKAGADAAKAEGQAKADDAKAKADAKKAAAEAKKAAAKAKAEEKKAAAEAKKAEAKAKADAKKAAAEAKKAEAKAKAESAKATAGAGAGSTD; encoded by the coding sequence ATGATCAACCACACGAATTCTGAAGACGCGACGGGTAAGCGCCGTCGTGCAAGAGGACTGAAGGGGCTCGGTGTCGCGCTGACGGCGAGTGCCCTTCTGGTCATGTCGGCGCTGCCGGCATGGGCGGCCGAGAACATGACCATCACGTTCATCCGGCACGGGCAGTCGTACGGAAACACGTCGGGCAACATCGACACGCAGGTGCCGGGCCCGGTCCTGACACCGGACGGCCAGCAGCAGGCCAAGGACATCGCGGCCAAGCTCGGCGACCGGAACTTCGACGCCATCTACGCGTCGACGATGGTTCGGACGCAGCAGACGGCGACGCCGTTGTCGCAGTACCTGGGTCTGCCGATCCAGGTGTTGCCAGGTCTGCAGGAGATCGAAGCCGGCAAGTACGAAGGCACGCCGGAGCGCGCGGGTCTCTTTGGTTACCTGACTGCTCCGCTGGCGTGGGCGGGACTGTCGGTGACGCCGCCGCCGAACGTCAGCTTCAACCCGATCGCCCCGAACCTGGACGCGTTCATCCCGTCCGCGGCCGATCCGACGACTGGTCTGAACGGCCATCAGTTCGAGGATCGCGTCAACGGCGCGCTGCAGACGATCTACGACAACGGCGATCGCAACGCGGCGGTGTTCTCGCACGGCGGCACCATCATGATCTGGACGATGATGAACGCCAAGAATCTCAGCGCTGAGCAGAAGATCATGCTGTTCACGCAGCATCCGCTGGGCAACACCGGCGTTGTCGTCGTCGAGGGCAACCCCGAGGACGGCTGGAACCTGGTCGAGTGGAACGGCGTCAAGATCGCCGGCATGCAGAAGGGTCCGATCGAGAATGTGATGACCCAGGTCCGCACGCTGACCCGTCAGCTCAACTCGGTGGTGCAGGATGTCGCCGCGGCATTCCAGACCGGCAACGTCGGCAAGATCCTGACCGCGATCAACCACGGGGCGGCCGACGCGTTGTTCTCGACGGCCAAGTTCGTCCGGGCGATCAACGCCCAGGTCATCGGCGGCGTGACGACGGCCATCGACAACCTGCAGAAGAAGCTGGCGCCGCCGGCTCCGGCTGCGGGCACGCAGACCACCGCGCCGACCTCGGGTGCGGCGGTCTCGCCGGCGGCCTTCTCGGCTCCGGTTGCGGCCAAGGCCCCGGCCGCGGCGCAGGCGGGCGACTCGCCGGCCAAGGTCGCCGACGCTCCGGCGTCGGACAACAAGGTTGACGGCCAGGCCAAGGCTGACGAGGCCAAGGCCGACGCCGACGCTGCCAAGGCAGAGGGCCAGACCAAGGCTGACGACGCCAAGGCCGGCGCCGACGCTGCCAAGGCGGAAGGTCAAGCCAAGGCCGACGACGCCAAGGCCAAGGCCGATGCCAAGAAGGCTGCCGCGGAGGCCAAGAAGGCCGCTGCCAAGGCCAAGGCCGAGGAGAAGAAGGCTGCCGCCGAGGCCAAGAAGGCCGAGGCGAAGGCCAAGGCCGACGCCAAGAAGGCTGCCGCTGAGGCCAAGAAGGCCGAGGCGAAGGCCAAGGCAGAGTCTGCGAAGGCCACTGCCGGCGCTGGCGCTGGAAGCACCGACTGA
- a CDS encoding mycothiol transferase, with translation MPTSEHPLAQAMLNVSSECFAAMADILTVLGDDLANQRPELPGANSCYAIVNHCIGVVEYWAGSFIAGQRIPRDRDSEFTATGRVDQLLTRLTALQQRFPGWVEVAVTEGIRDRELADGVRGGTTRASVLATASPEWTLLHILHDIAQHVGHLEITRDLLLSARTEG, from the coding sequence ATGCCGACCTCGGAACATCCCCTGGCCCAAGCGATGCTGAACGTCTCGTCCGAGTGTTTCGCCGCGATGGCCGACATCCTCACCGTGCTCGGTGACGACCTCGCCAACCAGCGACCCGAGCTGCCCGGCGCGAACAGCTGCTACGCGATCGTGAACCACTGCATCGGCGTGGTCGAGTACTGGGCCGGCTCGTTCATTGCCGGACAACGCATCCCGCGGGACCGCGACAGCGAGTTCACCGCCACCGGGCGGGTCGACCAACTACTGACCCGACTGACCGCCCTGCAGCAGCGTTTCCCCGGCTGGGTCGAGGTGGCGGTCACCGAGGGGATCCGGGACCGCGAGCTGGCCGACGGGGTGCGCGGCGGCACCACGCGCGCTTCGGTTCTGGCCACGGCCAGCCCGGAGTGGACGCTGCTGCACATCCTGCACGACATCGCGCAGCACGTCGGGCACCTGGAGATCACCAGAGACCTGCTGCTCTCCGCGCGCACAGAGGGCTGA
- a CDS encoding metal-dependent transcriptional regulator: protein MNDLIDTTEMYLRTIYDLEEEGVVPLRARIAERLEQSGPTVSQTVSRMERDGLLHVAGDRHLELTDKGRSLAVSVMRKHRLAERLLVDVIGLPWEEVHAEACRWEHVMSEDVERRLVQVLDNPTTSPFGNPIPGLAELGVIPAGDADASLVRLTELPTGFPVAVRVRQLTEHVQGDTELIARLKDAGVVPNARVTVQATDQGSVLIVIPGHEQVELPHHMAHAVRVEKV, encoded by the coding sequence ATGAACGATCTGATCGATACGACCGAGATGTACCTGCGGACGATCTACGACCTCGAAGAAGAGGGCGTGGTGCCGCTGCGTGCGCGCATTGCCGAACGACTCGAGCAGAGCGGCCCCACCGTCAGCCAGACGGTGTCGCGGATGGAGCGCGACGGGCTGCTGCACGTCGCCGGTGATCGCCACCTCGAGCTGACGGACAAGGGCCGGTCGCTGGCGGTGTCGGTGATGCGCAAGCACCGGCTTGCCGAGCGCCTGCTGGTCGATGTGATCGGCCTGCCGTGGGAGGAAGTCCACGCCGAGGCCTGCCGCTGGGAACACGTGATGAGCGAGGACGTCGAACGCCGGCTGGTCCAGGTGCTCGACAACCCGACCACGTCGCCGTTCGGCAACCCGATCCCCGGCCTCGCCGAACTCGGCGTCATCCCGGCCGGCGACGCCGACGCCAGCCTCGTGCGGCTCACCGAACTGCCCACCGGATTCCCGGTCGCGGTCCGGGTGCGCCAGCTGACCGAGCACGTCCAGGGCGACACCGAGCTGATCGCCCGGCTCAAAGATGCCGGCGTCGTGCCGAATGCGCGTGTCACGGTGCAGGCCACCGATCAGGGCAGCGTCCTGATCGTCATTCCCGGCCACGAACAGGTCGAGTTGCCGCATCACATGGCACACGCGGTCCGCGTCGAGAAGGTCTGA
- a CDS encoding DUF3099 domain-containing protein, with product MKQGQELSFDDDGRPVLITRAAPAYEEQHRARVRRYLTIMSFRVPALLLAALAYSIWHNGLISLAILIASIPLPWIAVLIANDRPPRTAQEPRRYDAARRAPMFPTAERPAIEDRHPVIDGDIEP from the coding sequence ATGAAACAAGGCCAAGAGCTGAGTTTCGACGACGACGGTCGGCCGGTCCTCATCACTCGCGCAGCACCCGCTTACGAGGAGCAGCACCGCGCCCGCGTCCGCCGCTACCTGACCATCATGTCGTTCCGCGTGCCGGCGCTGTTGCTGGCGGCCCTGGCCTACAGCATCTGGCACAACGGCCTGATCTCGCTGGCCATCCTCATCGCATCCATTCCCCTGCCGTGGATCGCGGTACTCATCGCAAACGACCGCCCGCCGCGCACCGCACAGGAACCGCGCCGCTACGACGCGGCCCGACGAGCGCCCATGTTCCCGACCGCCGAGCGGCCGGCAATCGAGGACCGGCACCCGGTCATCGACGGCGATATCGAGCCCTGA
- a CDS encoding DUF952 domain-containing protein has translation MIAAPAVLVHLCSETDWARAQFDGELRPPSLDEVGFVHLSAPEQVHLPANRLYRGQSDLLLLVCDPALLGSPVRWEPGVPTDPASMLFPHLYGPLPVAAVTRTVPYRPDSAGVFAVLPANFGTDAVG, from the coding sequence ATGATCGCCGCGCCCGCAGTCCTGGTTCATCTATGTAGTGAAACGGATTGGGCGCGTGCCCAGTTCGATGGTGAGCTTCGGCCGCCCTCACTCGACGAGGTCGGGTTCGTCCACCTGTCGGCTCCGGAGCAGGTTCACCTGCCGGCCAATCGGCTGTACCGCGGGCAGTCCGACCTGCTGCTGTTGGTGTGCGACCCCGCGCTGCTGGGGTCGCCGGTTCGCTGGGAGCCCGGGGTGCCGACGGATCCGGCCTCGATGCTCTTCCCGCACCTGTACGGTCCGTTGCCTGTCGCCGCGGTGACCCGCACCGTGCCCTACCGGCCTGACTCCGCCGGTGTTTTCGCAGTTCTGCCGGCAAATTTCGGCACCGACGCCGTTGGTTAA
- a CDS encoding YihY/virulence factor BrkB family protein, translated as MNDQTPPIKPTRHHVLRVIRRALSKSWDDSIFSESAQAAFWSALSLPPLLLGMLGSLAYVAPLFGPETLPMIQEQLIGTAKNFFSPNVINEIIQPTVREVAMGARGEVVSLGFVISLWAGSSAISAFVDAVVEAHDQTPLRHPVRQRFYALGLYLVMLLFVIATAPVAAIGPMKIAQHIPETWSNAMKYGYWPVLLLGIVLAVTVLYRVSLPKPLPTHRLLFGAVLATVVFVVATVGLRFYLTWITATGYTYGALATPIAFLLFAFALGFAIMIGAELNAAIQEEWPAPDTHARRLREWLEEKAETLTGDQPAEPAEPPA; from the coding sequence ATGAACGACCAGACGCCACCGATCAAGCCGACACGTCATCACGTGTTACGGGTCATCCGTCGCGCGCTGTCGAAAAGCTGGGACGATTCGATCTTCTCGGAGTCGGCACAGGCTGCGTTCTGGTCAGCGTTGTCCCTACCGCCCTTGCTGTTGGGCATGTTGGGCAGCTTGGCGTACGTGGCGCCGCTGTTCGGCCCCGAGACCCTACCGATGATCCAGGAGCAGCTGATCGGGACGGCGAAGAACTTCTTCTCGCCGAACGTGATCAACGAGATCATCCAGCCGACCGTGCGCGAAGTCGCCATGGGCGCCCGCGGCGAGGTGGTGTCCCTCGGGTTCGTCATCTCGCTGTGGGCTGGTTCATCGGCCATCTCGGCGTTCGTGGACGCCGTCGTCGAGGCACACGACCAGACACCGCTTCGCCATCCGGTGCGGCAACGGTTCTACGCGCTCGGGCTGTACCTGGTGATGCTGCTGTTCGTGATCGCGACCGCTCCGGTGGCCGCCATCGGACCGATGAAGATCGCCCAGCACATCCCCGAAACCTGGTCCAACGCCATGAAGTACGGGTACTGGCCGGTGCTGCTGCTGGGCATCGTGCTGGCCGTGACGGTGCTGTACCGGGTGTCGCTGCCCAAACCGCTGCCGACGCACCGGTTGCTGTTCGGCGCCGTCCTGGCCACCGTGGTCTTCGTGGTGGCGACGGTCGGACTCCGGTTCTATCTGACGTGGATCACCGCCACGGGCTACACCTACGGTGCCCTGGCGACACCGATCGCGTTCCTGCTGTTCGCGTTCGCGCTGGGTTTCGCGATCATGATCGGAGCCGAACTCAACGCGGCGATCCAGGAGGAATGGCCGGCGCCGGACACCCATGCCCGACGCCTGCGCGAATGGCTCGAGGAGAAGGCCGAGACCCTCACGGGCGATCAGCCTGCCGAACCGGCAGAGCCGCCGGCCTGA
- a CDS encoding sigma-70 family RNA polymerase sigma factor gives MAKATTSRIDSDLDAQSPAADLVRVYLNGIGKTALLNAEDEVELAKRIEAGLYAAHLLETKKRLGDNRKRDLAAIVRDGEAARRHLLEANLRLVVSLAKRYTGRGMPLLDLIQEGNLGLIRAMEKFDYAKGFKFSTYATWWIRQAITRGMADQSRTIRLPVHLVEQVNKLARIKREMHQSLGREATDEELAEESGIPVEKINDLLEHSRDPVSLDMPVGTDEEAPLGDFIEDSEALSAENAVISELLHTDIRHVLATLDEREQQVIRLRFGLDDGQPRTLDQIGKLFGLSRERVRQIEREVMSKLRNGERAERLRAYAS, from the coding sequence ATGGCAAAAGCCACCACAAGCCGTATCGATTCCGATCTTGACGCCCAGAGTCCCGCCGCGGACCTGGTGCGCGTCTACCTGAACGGCATCGGTAAGACCGCCCTGCTCAACGCCGAGGACGAGGTGGAACTGGCCAAGCGCATCGAGGCCGGCCTGTACGCGGCGCACCTGCTGGAGACCAAGAAGCGACTCGGCGACAACCGCAAGCGTGACCTGGCGGCCATCGTCCGCGACGGCGAAGCCGCACGCCGGCATCTGCTGGAAGCCAACCTCCGCCTCGTGGTTTCGCTGGCCAAGCGCTACACGGGCCGCGGCATGCCGCTGCTGGACCTGATCCAGGAAGGCAACCTCGGCCTCATCCGGGCGATGGAGAAGTTCGACTACGCCAAGGGCTTCAAGTTCTCGACCTACGCCACCTGGTGGATTCGTCAGGCGATCACGCGCGGCATGGCCGATCAGAGCCGGACCATCCGGCTCCCCGTCCATTTGGTGGAGCAGGTCAACAAGCTCGCTCGGATCAAGCGCGAGATGCACCAGAGCCTGGGACGTGAGGCCACCGACGAAGAGCTCGCCGAAGAGTCGGGCATCCCGGTCGAGAAGATCAACGACCTGCTCGAGCACAGCCGCGACCCGGTGAGCCTGGACATGCCGGTCGGTACCGACGAGGAAGCTCCGCTCGGTGACTTCATCGAGGACTCCGAAGCGCTCTCGGCCGAGAACGCCGTTATCTCCGAGCTGCTGCACACCGACATCCGCCACGTGCTCGCCACCCTGGACGAGCGCGAGCAGCAGGTGATCCGGCTGCGCTTCGGCCTCGACGACGGTCAGCCCCGCACCCTGGACCAGATCGGCAAGCTGTTCGGCCTGTCCCGCGAGCGGGTCCGCCAGATCGAGCGTGAGGTCATGTCGAAGCTCCGCAACGGCGAGCGCGCCGAGCGCCTGCGGGCCTACGCGAGCTGA
- a CDS encoding DUF7455 domain-containing protein: MNATLTGPALTRADRCDRCGAAARVRATLPSGMELLFCQHHANEHESKLVALAAVLEVSGED, encoded by the coding sequence ATGAACGCAACTCTGACCGGCCCGGCACTGACACGGGCCGACCGCTGTGACCGGTGCGGCGCCGCCGCCCGCGTTCGGGCTACCCTGCCCTCCGGCATGGAGCTCCTGTTCTGCCAACACCACGCGAACGAGCACGAATCCAAGCTGGTTGCGTTGGCCGCTGTGCTGGAGGTCAGCGGCGAGGACTGA
- a CDS encoding DUF3039 domain-containing protein, producing the protein MQTDTLERTDSDEQVDDGTDDDRPKHFHYVKKDKIAESAVMGTHVVALCGEVFPVTKSPKPGSPVCPDCKRIYEQMKK; encoded by the coding sequence ATGCAGACCGACACCCTCGAACGCACCGATTCCGATGAACAGGTCGACGACGGTACGGACGACGACCGACCTAAGCATTTTCACTACGTCAAGAAGGACAAGATCGCGGAGAGCGCTGTCATGGGTACTCATGTCGTCGCGTTGTGCGGCGAGGTGTTCCCGGTGACCAAGTCGCCCAAGCCGGGTTCGCCGGTGTGCCCGGACTGCAAGCGCATCTACGAACAGATGAAGAAGTAG
- a CDS encoding DUF4192 domain-containing protein, protein MTSFSSFDFQLNRPGALIAAVPAVLGFAPEKSLVLVTIIGGEMGAVLRVDLSEGFFEALPDALGHLSDMAAAADADAAIAVIVDEHGVDCAMCADMYRDVSDELEDALSDHGIELFAVHVVDRVAAGGRWQCADGCGNAGIVEDPESSPVTMAAVLDGRRLYARRADLVEVVAVTDTQRAEALRPAIEKRAATVDYRGRPDADARADVEHAVACATGSADAPLLDDDAVRLACAVTDSRVRDTLYALAVGEHAAAAESVWAALARTLPAPWRLEALVLLAFSAYARGDGPLAGVALQAALDVDSEHHMAGLLDSALQAGMRPDRIRELALTGYKLAERLGVQMPPRRIFGRSA, encoded by the coding sequence ATGACATCTTTCAGCTCATTCGATTTCCAACTGAACCGGCCCGGCGCCCTGATCGCGGCAGTGCCTGCGGTCCTGGGATTTGCGCCGGAGAAGTCACTGGTACTCGTCACGATCATCGGCGGCGAGATGGGTGCGGTCCTGCGCGTCGACCTGTCGGAGGGATTCTTCGAGGCCTTGCCCGACGCCCTCGGACATCTCTCGGACATGGCCGCCGCCGCGGACGCGGATGCGGCCATCGCGGTGATCGTCGACGAACACGGCGTCGACTGCGCGATGTGCGCGGACATGTACCGCGACGTGAGCGACGAACTCGAGGACGCGCTGTCCGATCACGGCATCGAACTGTTCGCGGTGCATGTGGTCGACCGGGTGGCCGCCGGCGGCCGGTGGCAGTGCGCCGACGGCTGCGGCAACGCCGGCATCGTCGAGGATCCCGAATCGTCGCCTGTCACCATGGCTGCGGTGCTCGACGGCCGGCGCCTCTACGCCCGGCGCGCGGACCTCGTCGAGGTCGTGGCCGTCACCGACACACAGCGCGCCGAGGCGTTGCGGCCGGCGATCGAAAAGCGTGCTGCCACAGTGGATTACCGAGGCCGTCCCGATGCCGATGCGCGCGCCGACGTCGAACATGCGGTGGCGTGTGCCACCGGTTCGGCGGACGCGCCATTACTCGATGACGACGCGGTGCGCCTGGCCTGTGCGGTGACGGATTCGCGGGTGCGGGACACGCTGTACGCGCTGGCGGTCGGCGAGCACGCCGCCGCGGCCGAGTCGGTGTGGGCCGCGCTGGCCCGTACCCTGCCCGCGCCGTGGCGGCTGGAAGCGCTGGTGTTGCTGGCCTTCAGCGCCTATGCCCGTGGCGACGGACCGCTCGCCGGCGTGGCGTTGCAGGCCGCACTGGACGTCGACAGCGAGCACCACATGGCGGGGCTGCTCGACTCGGCACTCCAGGCCGGCATGAGGCCGGACCGCATCCGGGAACTGGCACTAACGGGCTACAAATTGGCGGAGCGCCTCGGCGTGCAGATGCCGCCGCGCAGGATCTTCGGCCGGTCGGCGTGA